The window AAGTCCCAGATGACGGTGCGTAGCTTGGGTTGCATATTAAAGGTCAGGCCGTGGTCGATGCCCCAGATTTTGCGCTGACGGACGTCGCGGAAGCAGTGGCCGGCCTTACGGTCGGCGTTGTTGGTGACGAGGTCGAACAGCGCCATGACGCGAAGTTCGTCCTGATGCTCGGCGCGGAAGTCGAAGTAGTGCGAGTCTGTTTCCGGCTCGACGTATTGCTGGACAGTGCCGATGCCATGCGGGCCGTCGCGAATGACGGTCGGCGGGATGAAGGTCCACCCCAGTTCAACCGAGAGCAGGTAGGACGCCAGTTCGCGTTGATAAAGCGTGCCGGATGGGAAATCCCAGAGTGGGGTTTCACCGGCGCGCGGCTTGTAGATACCCAGCATTGGCTCGGCGGAGTCGCCCGCCTCCGGGTCGGCAAGGACAACGGCGAACGTGTAGTTCGACCCCCAGGGCACAAGCTTGCACTCGGTGATCGCCCACGACCGCAGGCGGTCGATGGTCGTCGCGCGGTCTTCGCACTGACCGGAGGCCTGCTCGTTCATGTCTGCTCCGGGATCAGTGCTACTCATTGGCTCGGTGCGGTACTGAGACGGCTTCA is drawn from Thermomicrobiales bacterium and contains these coding sequences:
- a CDS encoding SCO1664 family protein, translating into MNEQASGQCEDRATTIDRLRSWAITECKLVPWGSNYTFAVVLADPEAGDSAEPMLGIYKPRAGETPLWDFPSGTLYQRELASYLLSVELGWTFIPPTVIRDGPHGIGTVQQYVEPETDSHYFDFRAEHQDELRVMALFDLVTNNADRKAGHCFRDVRQRKIWGIDHGLTFNMQPKLRTVIWDFCGEEIAPLLIAGLTRIHDDQAITDLLAPHIDPLEVQALRMRAAHLIESGVYPELSSRRNIPYGW